The following are encoded together in the Dickeya lacustris genome:
- a CDS encoding IS3-like element ISKpn20 family transposase (programmed frameshift) has translation MKRSRFTDSQIITILKQAEAGTPVPELCREHGISSASFYKWRSKFGGMDAALMSRLKELEEENRRLKKMYAEERLKAEIIQEAMGKKVVKPSDRKQMALHAVEHRGISIRLACQLFVVSECCYRYRRLLSQENQRIADWLVRITDSQRNWGFGLCYLYLRNVKGFVWNHKRIYRIYCELSLNMRIKPKKRLKREKPEPLRVPTGSNESWSMDFMHDQLSDGRSVRLLNIIDDFNREALAIEVDFSLPASRVVRTLEQLIEWKGKPASIRCDNGPEYAGNTLIVWAERQNIILNFIQPGKPQQNAYIERYNRTVRYDWLGHYLFYSLSELQEYATQWQWFYNHERPNMALNGFTPMQHIQRLSDSTYLPG, from the exons ATGAAACGATCACGTTTTACTGACAGTCAGATCATCACCATTCTCAAACAGGCTGAGGCGGGTACGCCGGTTCCTGAACTGTGCCGGGAGCATGGCATCAGCAGTGCCAGTTTTTATAAATGGCGCTCAAAGTTTGGCGGGATGGATGCTGCACTGATGAGCCGACTGAAAGAGCTTGAAGAAGAAAATCGCCGACTAAAAAAAATGTATGCTGAAGAGCGTCTGAAGGCCGAAATTATTCAGGAAGCGATGG GCAAAAAAGTGGTGAAGCCATCAGACCGGAAGCAGATGGCTCTGCATGCAGTTGAACACCGGGGGATCAGTATCCGTCTGGCCTGTCAGCTCTTTGTCGTCAGCGAATGTTGCTACCGATACAGGCGCTTACTGAGTCAGGAAAATCAACGGATTGCTGACTGGCTGGTGCGCATCACGGACAGCCAGCGAAACTGGGGCTTCGGCCTGTGTTACCTGTATCTGCGCAACGTGAAAGGCTTTGTCTGGAACCACAAGAGAATTTACCGGATTTACTGCGAACTGTCGCTGAATATGCGGATAAAACCTAAAAAACGGTTGAAACGTGAAAAGCCGGAACCACTGAGGGTCCCCACTGGCAGTAACGAGAGTTGGTCAATGGATTTTATGCATGATCAGTTGTCAGATGGTCGCTCCGTTCGTCTGCTGAATATTATTGATGATTTCAATCGCGAGGCCCTGGCAATAGAGGTCGATTTTTCCCTTCCGGCCAGTCGGGTAGTCAGAACTCTCGAACAACTGATTGAATGGAAAGGGAAACCGGCATCGATTCGATGTGACAACGGACCAGAATATGCAGGTAACACTCTGATAGTATGGGCTGAACGACAAAATATCATCCTCAATTTTATTCAGCCGGGGAAGCCACAACAGAATGCGTATATTGAGCGTTATAACCGGACAGTGCGTTATGACTGGCTGGGGCACTATCTGTTTTATTCGCTGAGTGAGTTACAGGAATACGCCACACAATGGCAATGGTTCTATAATCACGAACGACCGAATATGGCACTGAATGGCTTCACACCAATGCAGCATATTCAGCGCTTATCTGATTCTACTTATCTGCCCGGTTAA
- a CDS encoding ABC transporter permease codes for MQSTHLSLDEPMARVALMMRALPLLMPLMLLTLWALTSHYGWMSVLVLPSPLTVIESAATLVPQELAAQLWISLLRLACGLLGGILLGLALGMLLGLSRTLERAVMPLFNVLAQTPTLAWLPLLMLTLGIGEALKMTVLIKAVSIPMTLCVCSGIQQTPRALHEIARTLQLRWWTRLRRLTLPVMLPHLMTGVRLAFSQGWVSLMAVELLASSEGLGYLLVQSRQLFMLDGVLVCIVVIGAFGLAGEHLLRKLERRWIFWPPPAPGQRHDTAPAAARFIGWILPALLCLLWQLAGAQDPRANAFLPAPSVVLAALFTPENGWEAALTTSLTRTLAGFMLGASAGCLLGCVLGRYTVADRLLTPLLSALRGVALFAWLPLLTAWFGLSERACIAFIALSAFFPLLLAGQQGMRARPVALEETARVLRLGFWQRQRYLTLPAMWPALFAGLRLSLMHAWVGAIGADYFIASGDGLGSLLIRAQQLFQSERVIAGVILIALISALFYHLMAWAEQRLNRWRLR; via the coding sequence ATGCAATCCACACACCTCTCGCTGGATGAGCCGATGGCGCGCGTTGCGCTGATGATGCGCGCGCTGCCGCTGTTAATGCCGCTCATGCTGCTGACGCTCTGGGCGCTGACCAGCCATTACGGTTGGATGTCGGTGCTGGTGCTGCCCTCGCCGCTTACCGTGATAGAGAGCGCGGCGACCCTGGTGCCACAAGAGCTGGCAGCGCAATTGTGGATTAGCCTGCTGCGGCTGGCCTGCGGGCTGCTGGGCGGCATCCTGCTCGGGCTGGCGTTAGGGATGCTGCTGGGCCTGAGCCGAACGCTTGAGCGCGCGGTGATGCCGCTGTTTAACGTGCTGGCGCAAACGCCAACGCTGGCATGGCTGCCGCTGCTGATGCTCACGCTCGGCATCGGCGAAGCGCTGAAAATGACGGTGCTGATTAAAGCCGTCAGCATTCCGATGACGTTGTGCGTGTGCAGTGGCATCCAGCAAACGCCGCGCGCCCTGCATGAAATCGCCCGTACCCTGCAACTGCGCTGGTGGACGCGGCTGCGCCGACTCACGCTGCCGGTGATGCTGCCCCATCTGATGACCGGCGTACGGCTGGCTTTTTCACAAGGCTGGGTTTCGCTGATGGCGGTGGAATTGCTCGCCTCCAGCGAAGGGTTGGGCTATCTGCTGGTACAAAGCCGCCAGCTGTTTATGCTCGATGGGGTGCTGGTGTGTATTGTGGTGATTGGCGCATTTGGCCTCGCCGGTGAGCACCTGCTGCGCAAACTGGAACGGCGCTGGATTTTCTGGCCGCCGCCTGCGCCCGGGCAACGCCACGACACCGCCCCTGCCGCCGCCAGATTCATCGGCTGGATTCTGCCAGCACTATTGTGCCTGCTGTGGCAACTGGCTGGCGCACAAGACCCGCGCGCGAACGCCTTTCTGCCTGCGCCCAGCGTGGTGCTGGCGGCCCTGTTTACCCCTGAGAATGGCTGGGAAGCGGCACTGACGACCAGCCTGACGCGCACGCTGGCAGGCTTTATGCTGGGGGCAAGCGCCGGTTGCCTGCTCGGTTGCGTGCTGGGGCGCTACACCGTTGCCGATAGATTACTGACGCCGCTACTCAGCGCGCTGCGCGGCGTGGCGCTGTTTGCCTGGCTGCCGCTGCTCACCGCCTGGTTTGGGTTATCTGAACGGGCCTGTATCGCCTTCATCGCCCTGTCGGCGTTTTTCCCGCTGCTGCTGGCCGGTCAGCAGGGCATGCGCGCCAGACCGGTCGCCCTTGAGGAAACCGCGCGGGTATTGCGGCTCGGCTTTTGGCAGCGCCAGCGTTATTTGACGCTGCCTGCCATGTGGCCCGCGCTGTTTGCCGGGTTGCGCCTGTCGTTAATGCATGCCTGGGTGGGGGCGATTGGTGCCGACTATTTTATCGCCTCCGGCGATGGACTCGGCAGCCTGCTGATCCGCGCCCAACAACTGTTTCAGTCCGAGCGGGTGATTGCCGGGGTGATATTGATAGCGCTTATCAGCGCGCTGTTTTATCACCTTATGGCGTGGGCAGAACAGCGCCTCAACCGCTGGCGCTTGCGTTAA
- a CDS encoding MotA/TolQ/ExbB proton channel family protein, translating into MTFAHFSVLSPEGGVMLLLLFFSILSWSVGLLKLLQYRRLRQYNRQFRQLFWQQDYFAPATPSGDDATPSALTPPGALANLARAVEAVLARCKAHIAPAAQWQDQVERALQQQIQRERRALENGLAVLASIGTTSPFIGLFGTVWGIMAALHTISQSGSASLDTVAGPIGNALVATGIGIAVAVPAVLIYNYFLRQLKREVADMDDFAHDIYSLAQQQIFTPEPPASAYSVTAIREVV; encoded by the coding sequence ATGACTTTCGCTCATTTCTCTGTGCTCTCCCCGGAAGGGGGCGTGATGCTGTTGCTGCTGTTTTTTTCCATACTCAGTTGGTCAGTCGGCTTACTGAAACTGCTGCAATACCGCCGCCTGCGGCAATATAACCGCCAGTTCCGCCAGCTTTTCTGGCAACAGGACTATTTCGCGCCTGCCACACCGAGCGGTGATGATGCCACACCGTCGGCCCTGACGCCGCCCGGCGCGCTGGCGAATCTGGCCCGTGCAGTCGAGGCGGTGCTGGCGCGGTGCAAAGCGCACATTGCGCCCGCCGCCCAATGGCAAGATCAGGTCGAGCGCGCGCTACAGCAGCAGATCCAGCGCGAACGTCGGGCGCTGGAAAACGGCCTGGCGGTGCTGGCCAGTATCGGCACCACCTCTCCTTTTATCGGTTTGTTCGGCACGGTCTGGGGCATCATGGCGGCGCTGCACACCATTAGCCAGTCCGGTTCGGCCAGTCTCGATACCGTGGCAGGCCCTATCGGTAATGCGCTGGTCGCCACCGGTATTGGGATTGCCGTGGCAGTTCCGGCGGTACTTATCTACAACTATTTTTTACGCCAGCTCAAGCGTGAGGTCGCGGACATGGATGATTTTGCCCACGACATCTACAGCCTGGCACAACAGCAGATTTTCACGCCGGAGCCACCCGCCAGCGCCTATTCCGTAACCGCGATTCGCGAGGTGGTATGA
- a CDS encoding energy transducer TonB, whose amino-acid sequence MTYSLLAAEPRRHWPTPPVDNAPRRQTVTVQPFGWHNTPHTPGPAPIRARRRDTVLMLALALALHGALIGALLLRQPPEPVTAPRPLPVVIEFAASAPAEPAPSPVTPPAAAPAPPIETTAAETPEPADVTPVTPPVVDTLAQTPPPAPRQAKPAKPRKTTPESRAPVARSSATPAATPLAAASAPVSSAPASAPLTPPSASAAYLRNPAPAYPDVAINRGWEGTVWLHVQVRADGKVQAIELQRSSGYPALDDAARQAVQHWSFVPARRGDTPETGWVVVPIDFTLNS is encoded by the coding sequence ATGACCTATTCCCTGCTCGCCGCAGAGCCCCGTCGCCACTGGCCGACGCCGCCGGTGGATAACGCGCCGCGCCGACAGACCGTCACGGTGCAGCCCTTCGGCTGGCACAACACCCCGCACACTCCTGGCCCTGCGCCCATACGCGCACGCCGCCGGGACACCGTGCTGATGCTGGCGCTGGCGTTAGCGCTGCATGGTGCGCTGATAGGCGCATTACTGTTGCGCCAGCCGCCTGAACCCGTTACCGCACCACGCCCGCTCCCGGTGGTGATTGAATTTGCCGCCAGCGCCCCGGCAGAACCCGCCCCGTCGCCGGTCACACCGCCAGCCGCTGCACCCGCACCACCGATTGAGACCACCGCCGCCGAAACACCGGAGCCTGCCGATGTTACCCCGGTCACACCACCGGTGGTGGATACGCTGGCGCAAACACCGCCGCCCGCGCCCAGGCAGGCAAAACCGGCCAAACCGCGCAAAACCACACCGGAGAGCCGCGCGCCGGTCGCTCGCAGCAGCGCAACGCCTGCGGCAACCCCTCTCGCCGCCGCCAGCGCGCCGGTGAGCTCAGCACCGGCCAGCGCGCCGCTCACGCCGCCGTCTGCCAGCGCCGCGTACTTACGTAACCCCGCACCGGCTTACCCGGACGTCGCCATTAATCGCGGCTGGGAGGGCACGGTGTGGCTTCATGTGCAGGTGCGCGCAGACGGCAAGGTGCAGGCTATCGAACTCCAGCGTTCCAGCGGCTATCCGGCGCTGGATGACGCCGCCCGACAAGCGGTGCAGCACTGGTCATTTGTTCCGGCTCGCCGGGGCGACACACCGGAAACCGGTTGGGTGGTCGTGCCCATCGATTTCACTCTGAACTCATAA
- a CDS encoding ExbD/TolR family protein, which yields MAFTSHDNDDVMSEMNITPLVDVMLVLLVVFIVTAPMLTNSIPIRLPKTGAVAPAESLRPLVISLDASQQLFIDSEPVTREALAQRLAQLNAANTEQPVQVQADEAVRYSEVATLLASLEHAGVHRLSLLTHK from the coding sequence ATGGCCTTTACTTCCCATGATAACGATGACGTGATGAGTGAAATGAATATCACGCCGCTGGTGGATGTGATGCTGGTGCTGTTGGTGGTGTTTATCGTCACCGCGCCGATGCTGACCAACAGCATCCCGATTCGCCTGCCCAAAACCGGCGCGGTCGCCCCGGCTGAATCACTGCGCCCGCTGGTGATAAGCCTGGATGCCTCGCAACAGTTATTCATCGACAGTGAGCCGGTCACGCGCGAAGCGCTGGCGCAACGCCTTGCACAGCTCAATGCCGCGAATACCGAACAGCCGGTACAGGTGCAAGCCGATGAAGCGGTGCGCTACAGCGAGGTCGCCACCTTACTGGCGAGCCTCGAACACGCGGGCGTCCACCGTTTGTCACTGTTAACCCATAAATAA